The genome window ACATGTGGTTAATGATGTACGCAGGAAGTTTTGCCAGTGCCTGACAAGATAGGCGAGGCGATAAATTACATCAAGAGCATGGAGAGAAAGCTGGAGAATTACAAGCAGATGAAGGAGAAGTTGCTGTGCGGAAGAAGACGATATTCATCTATCAAGAGCTCAGAGTTGATGAATGTTGAAGTGCATGATATGGGACCTGATACGGATATGATTTTGATAAGTGGACTGAAAGAACCAGCTTCATTTTATGGCAAAATTCGCCTGCTTCACGAAGAAGGTTTTGAGGTTGTCAATGCTAACTTTTCCAACAATGGAAACTCGATGCTTCAAGTAGTTCATGAGAAGGTAAGTATATAGTGATAGAACAAAGGAAAGTTAGGCATCATCTTATACTGTATATCCTCCTTCAGCTGATCTCAAATGGTTGAGCAAATCAAGTAATGGCATTGAAAATATACTAATTTCCTCAATAATTTGATTCATATTTGTTTAGGGTGGAATATCAACATCCAGCACTGAAACTACAGAAATTGCCAAGAGGAAGAGGTTAAAAGAACTGATCTATGGCTATTCACATGGCGAAGAGGAATCAACACTAGATTTGTGggattttgaagttgaaccTGATCTCTTGGATTCTGGCTTTCTTGGACCATTGCCAGCAGGACAGTTTTCTTTTCTGCAGCAAAATTAAAGTCCTGCACCTTCAGGGAGAACTTTCCGTAAGAAATTAAACAGTGATGCTCCAGTTTCCATAAGGGAATCTCAGATTATATTTACACCTTTACCTCTATGCAGTGCAACCAGTATTTGGAGGACAGAGTAAGGTATAATTGCAACCTCAAAGCTTTTGACATGTAGGCAAAATGGTGGCATTCGATTTTGACATGATGAATCATATCTAAGTTGGACTTTGGTGGTTATATGAGATGACAAGATTACAAACCCTGATTTGTTGGTCCAAGACTAAAGTAAGGAAAAGGTGAGCATAAAGCAGTGAATGAGTCCTATGTTGGTTTATGTTTGCGCACTTCATAAATTAAGTCTTTCCTCAATTTTACGCATGATCATTCATCATAGTGATATGGTTCTGCGAAAATCTACATGCATCAAGATTCAGAAGTGGAGTACAGTGATTAGTTCGTGTaagattatttttcaaaaatttcaaatcacAGCTCCAGCTGAATTTGACGAGATCATTTACATGTATTTGTGCTTGTAATTAACACTTGTTTCCTGCCCTTGTTATGAGAATAAAGACGAATACAATCTCAACAATTTCGAACTGCAGCTATGCATCTTGATTGATTTGAGCCGGAGAATTCTGTTATAAGAGAAAACCATTGCTTGTCACTGTCTTAATTAGCTTGCAACTTATTTACTTTGATTTTACGCGAGTGCTTATTGTCCGCTCAGCAGCCACATTCCTGAATCCTTAGGCGTTAAGCAAAGGGTATTCTTAAAAGTAGACGCATTAAGCAAAGGGTTTGGTCAACAGTGCCCGGGGCGGTCAAGAGGGAGTTTAGGCGTTAGCTCTTATCATTCGATAAGAGTGAAACTAACGTGGAGAAGTTTAATAAAGTAGGGGCCGGGGTGCAATAAAAGTGAATTGGTATATATACATAACAAGTTAAGTATAATTTAAGTATAATTTAAGTATAATAACAAGGGGTTTGGGGTAGATAAGGTTAGCTTTAGGTGCGATTGGCACAGttactgtatttttttttttcataatttggTACAGAATTACGTAACTTTAATAAATTTCATGATGTATAACAAAAATTATGTGGATGTATATCAAATTATGAAATATGACAAAATTACGTGAATGCATATTAAATCATGAAAAGAGACTTAAAAGAGTATAACAACCATATCAATTGCGCTTAAAACTAATCATACCTATCATATTCCCTAATAATGAGTATCCCAAGGGTGCCCTGATACTTTGCTGATGCTTGGTTAGCCTATTTGCAGAACTTAATGGAACTCCATATATTatttacttctatattttgaaaGATTATTATGTGATTAAGATtctaaatttacaaaaaaaaatataaaattcccTCAACATTACTTAACCGGTTGGGATGTTACATACTCGCAGAAGTGTGTAAAATTTGGCGAGTGAAAGTACCAAATAAGCATAAGGAGATAAgatattaaaaattttcaatattaGAACCCTAATTTGACAATATATATAATGAAAatacggttttttttttttttgaataaaaatttgaGTAGGTTCGGCTCTGATTGCCAAACAAAAGTAAGATTATGAGTAATTAATTGAGACCAGGATAAACTTTTTCTGTTGTGAGTTACCAAAGCGTATTTCCTTATCTAACGTTCCCATCTTCCCATGTGATTATGTCTGTATTGCAACATTTTGGCCACGAAAGAGGGAAGTGGGGCCCCAATCGATCTTGCTGTAGCGATCTGcactttgcatttttttttctggctGATGTTCATCCTCGACTGCTAGAAGTTTCAATTGCACTGAAGGATTgggaaacaaataaatcataacCGGAGATAAAGTCTTGATATTATTCCCCCTTTGTAATTGCCTACGTTTTGCTTAGTCTTCAGAGTTGTTTGATTTGTGGACAGGGAAAATATATCCAATTAAActcaactatttttttttttttttttttaacgtccTCAGACAACTAACATATAACTCAAGTTTTACTTTCCTTCTTTGTCTATACAATGATTCACCAATACTTCTTCGatcatttttatcctttttcaATATGATCTGTACACCCTTTTCTTCACCTTTTGTGAAGGTGCacttgctgaaattttgttACTAGGAATTGGGGTTTGGTTGCTTAAGAATTAGAAATAGAGTTTTAATGGTTGAAAATGGGGAAATATGATGGTCATTTTGTGTGAGCGTGTGTTTTCTGAAGAGAAACTAACTTTATTTCTATTTTGCCCTTGCAATTATATGCACGTGAGATAGGCATGCATTTTTTTGGGTGTAAAACTAAGCAAAAACGAGTTCTGTGATCAAACGCACAAAATTGTTTATATCTGAAGGATTGTTTTTtggggtatttttgaaaaattttgatgtagcagagtttttagattatattttgggatatttttagaaaatattttgggatatttaagagtaaaagagtttctaaaatattttttaaaactttaaactaaattttagattaccttttagagtactttttaaaaatttttattgtatttgaaaaattagttttCAAAAAACAGTCCCATCCAAACAGAGAGCACTCCTGATTTGAAATTTTCTCCCCCATCCCAATTTCTTTAATCCCATCCCTGCcttaattgaaatttttttttttaaaaaaaattgcatttgaAGGTCTAAGTTGAAGATGAAGCATGTAAAATTGAACTCATGTCTAATTTCATGTTGCCCCGGAAACAAATTAGCTTGTTGAACCTTCATAAAATGGGTCTATTTTCAAAATAGGAATTATATGATGTGGTCAAGTAGGGTGGCTATGATCGCTAGataaaaatttccaagaatttATTAATTGTCACTTTCTATATATTAatttaaagaaaatgaaaactaGTGTCTGCTATTGTGACGTTGATGACCTTGTGAAATACAATTTGTTGTCCAAAGATGGACGGAATTATGCCTGTGCTAATTtgccaaaaaatttcaaaattttaagcaTAAGATTAAACAAATTTTCTTACTAGAATTGGAGCGATTCAATTCCAACTTTTAGATACAACATGAAAATCTCAACGATATGTATCAAAAGagttaataaataaatttattttaccTTGTATTACATTaattaagaattacaacaatgtTTAGTATAATCAAGCATTTAATATTGGTTTTACAAACTTTTGTTCTCTCGTGCCTTATCTCCTATAATCAGATTGGTAATTTTTGTTccacgtttttttttttaataattgacTTCGACGTCTACATCGCGTTGACTTCGTGGCAGAATCATACCCTAGCACTTGACGTCCAGAGCAGGGTGTGAAAAGTACACGTGCAGAAGACAGGAGTCAACTGACCCCACTATTTTTCCAGCTTTGCCGGCTGATGCATGATAGATGACGTCGCATGTTGTGACGCACTAgtcgtgtttttttttttttttttgggtttattttTATACTTTTGGTTAAAACTAAAAGTTTTCGAGGGGAAAGCACTAATTAATTCCAAAGAGTAGTTTATAAAAGAAAGTGCATTTCTAAtagtttatactaataattCTTACGTCTATTAAAAAGTTTTGAATTTAAACTTTTCTTGATCAAATGACTGCATAATCAGACATTTAATATACTCGTTTAATAAGATTGCTATACTTTTGGCATCTACCTATAAAGTTGTGAGTTAACTTGCAGCTTTGCAGTTTAGCATAAGCTTGGTCTCAAATTAACTATATTTTTAGGCAATAAAGAGATGTCAAACAAATCTGGAGGGGAGCAAAGTACGAATAATCCACAAAATTATCGACCATTACTAATTAGGTTCTCCTCTAGATAAGCTAGTAGCATGGAATGGAttattttaaccaaaacatgaaaaagaaaagaaaaatgttgtGGCAGCCAAAATTTTCAGCTGTGGTCCTAGAGGTACCAACAACCTCAGAATTAAAAATACAAGCTGCTCATGACTTTGATGCATCTGAATACCTCCAAAATAGTGCCAGAGAGATGAGGTAATCAGATAATTGCCAACTGATGAAATTATTATGATGAAGCAAGATTTgaaattgaacaaaatttcctttttttcttcttgtttcccTTTTGTTCCTATttattcctttgtttcctcctgTGAAAAATCAAAGTTTGTCTTCCGGAGAAATCTTGATAATGGTGGCAGTAGTAGTGGAAAAGTCAGTGGTGGGGAGTATAATAAATGATGGATTGGAGACGTCAGTGGTGGTGGACAAGGGGAGAAGAAgattaggaaaaagaaaaaaaggaaagatgatgaagaagggaaaaaaggcAAAATAATCTTTATGTCCCTATCTTTTTTATCTATAATAATTACATAATCATACTAATGGAGCGTCCAGCCCACACCCTTAATATACAGtcaatttttttggatttcaTCACTAATTTTATTTAAGTGCAATGGATTTCGTAGTTTAGAGACTTAAGTGtcttattttgaaatttatgaATTGAAGTGAAATTCTGCATATACTTTGGAATTGACTCCCTGATTAATTCACTCCATCATATTTTTCCCTATAATGTTCCCTGTACAATCTCCAAATACTCTcttggttttcatttttttaactagttttgtacccgtTTGTTGAACGTGAATCTTCGAAAAATGATAAACTATTTAGtcaaatttataaaaatgtcAATATGAAATACAAACTTAATGTATATTCTATTATAACCTTTCTTAAGTATATTTACAATTCTAGACAACAAAATCCATGATCACTTACAATTCAAGATGAAAATTTAGTAGACATTTTGTCTTCGCAAAAGGAAcgaaaataaatttgcccctcTCAGTTCATGATCACTCAAGAGATATAGACCAAATACTTATAATATGAATGTTTAACAGCAGTAAAAAATATAGAATAGATAGTTCAACTAAAATAACTAACAGACTTACATGTGGTTGGGAAAAAAGGTTGGAGAAAATAACAAATTCAACTCTTGGAGTATGCGCTGAGGAAGGATCCACAGCACCAGCTACAAGCCCAGTACGTTGGACAAATAAAACAAAGGCAAATTAATAAACATCTAACATGCATCCTATAGCATATGAATGTTGTCCAATTCG of Coffea arabica cultivar ET-39 chromosome 5c, Coffea Arabica ET-39 HiFi, whole genome shotgun sequence contains these proteins:
- the LOC113689771 gene encoding transcription factor bHLH162 yields the protein MEKFHPSTSNSKPEKRIKEKDRRHRFKNLYSQLYSLLPSDSSKEVLPVPDKIGEAINYIKSMERKLENYKQMKEKLLCGRRRYSSIKSSELMNVEVHDMGPDTDMILISGLKEPASFYGKIRLLHEEGFEVVNANFSNNGNSMLQVVHEKGGISTSSTETTEIAKRKRLKELIYGYSHGEEESTLDLWDFEVEPDLLDSGFLGPLPAGQFSFLQQN